One window of the Selenomonadales bacterium genome contains the following:
- the dpsA gene encoding dipicolinate synthase subunit DpsA, whose translation MSAVLAGLAITIVGGDRRTEYYLPSLLQAGAKILAVGLTRLPCYLDVVPVDLLAGIRACHALLLPMAGMDAKGRVQSYYDDAPLVLDHTLSSRGLLVLTGVARPQLRELGAVNGWRICEIGADDELAYLNSVPTAEGAVRLAQDRAVKTVHGSRALVVGYGRCGITLAALLKGMGAHVTVAARQTGALAQAFAAGHSPQHIGDMSRGLGSYDFLFNTVPALVFTEDVLVCMRRDSVLIDIASGAGGVDYQAAKKLGRTAILAPSLPGKFTPETAGHILGRVLPRIIIENLPEER comes from the coding sequence ATGAGCGCTGTGCTGGCGGGTCTAGCAATTACAATTGTCGGCGGTGATAGAAGAACTGAGTACTATTTGCCGAGTTTGCTGCAGGCAGGCGCAAAAATCCTAGCAGTGGGACTCACGCGCCTTCCCTGTTATCTGGACGTTGTTCCGGTGGACTTGCTCGCAGGCATTAGGGCGTGTCACGCTTTGCTCCTGCCGATGGCAGGTATGGATGCCAAAGGCCGCGTGCAATCGTATTACGACGACGCGCCGCTCGTCCTAGACCACACGCTGTCCTCACGCGGTCTATTAGTGCTGACGGGAGTGGCAAGGCCACAGTTGCGTGAGTTAGGTGCCGTCAATGGTTGGCGAATCTGCGAAATCGGCGCAGACGACGAGCTAGCCTACCTAAACTCTGTGCCCACGGCGGAAGGTGCCGTGCGCCTAGCGCAAGATAGGGCGGTCAAAACAGTTCACGGTAGCCGAGCACTGGTAGTAGGCTACGGCCGCTGCGGCATCACCCTTGCCGCGCTCCTTAAAGGCATGGGAGCGCACGTTACGGTGGCAGCCAGACAGACGGGGGCGCTGGCCCAAGCTTTCGCAGCAGGACACAGCCCGCAACATATCGGCGATATGTCGCGCGGACTTGGCAGTTATGACTTCCTCTTTAACACAGTGCCCGCTCTGGTGTTTACGGAAGACGTGCTAGTCTGTATGCGCCGAGACAGTGTCCTTATCGATATAGCTTCCGGCGCCGGAGGCGTCGACTATCAGGCCGCCAAGAAGCTAGGTCGCACCGCCATACTGGCTCCGAGTCTGCCGGGGAAGTTCACTCCCGAGACCGCCGGGCACATTTTGGGGCGGGTATTGCCGCGCATAATCATAGAAAATCTACCGGAGGAGAGGTAA
- a CDS encoding YlmC/YmxH family sporulation protein, which produces MRFSELAGKEIINTHDGSRLGLLGDSDLIVNARTGKILSVVIVRRSFLGMVKGGQEITLSWHSVKKVGQDMIIIDVGRRGL; this is translated from the coding sequence GTGAGGTTTAGTGAGCTCGCCGGTAAAGAAATCATTAACACACACGATGGGTCGCGGCTTGGGTTGCTCGGGGACAGCGACCTCATCGTCAACGCTCGCACGGGAAAGATTCTGTCCGTGGTAATAGTCAGACGTAGTTTCTTGGGAATGGTTAAGGGCGGACAGGAAATAACGCTCTCGTGGCACTCCGTAAAGAAGGTCGGCCAGGATATGATCATCATCGACGTGGGTCGTAGAGGCTTGTAA
- a CDS encoding insulinase family protein → MQVTKLDSGLRIASEHIPHVQTVTIGFWVRCGTFAESPEEMGMSHFLEHMFFKGTESRSARDIVEAFDDVGGELNAYTAKEYTCFFAKVMDEHLPLAVEVLSDMLSRPLFSEEDLEREKQIVLEEISLYEDAPDELIHDKLAGTIWPYHPLGRPILGSRESISDITVETCRQFYAKHYCPENIVVAACGHVSHDELARLVKLHFHLESQGVCVSDTIDNLPYSERVSIIERPIEQLHLCLGFPGVAWSDKDIYTMNIMNNIFGAGMSSRIFQGIREELGLAYSIYSYSASFVSAGYFAVYAGLSARNTTTLLKTIGRELTAMKNTPVSEAEISRARQQVKGALVMGLESTANRMSRMGRGLLLIGRVQDTGEILERIGAVTLEDVQSLAKRVFALDQLTLCALGPTAELPNLAEVLRS, encoded by the coding sequence ATGCAAGTAACTAAACTGGACTCAGGCTTAAGAATAGCCAGCGAACACATACCCCATGTACAGACGGTGACCATCGGTTTCTGGGTGAGATGCGGTACCTTTGCCGAGTCACCCGAGGAGATGGGTATGTCACACTTTTTAGAGCACATGTTTTTCAAAGGGACAGAGTCGCGCAGCGCGCGCGACATTGTCGAAGCATTTGACGATGTCGGTGGCGAACTCAACGCTTACACAGCGAAAGAATACACCTGCTTCTTTGCCAAGGTAATGGATGAGCATTTGCCGTTAGCCGTAGAAGTTCTATCGGACATGCTTAGCAGGCCACTCTTTTCCGAGGAGGACCTCGAACGCGAAAAGCAAATCGTCCTAGAGGAGATTTCTCTGTACGAGGACGCGCCGGATGAACTGATTCATGACAAACTAGCGGGCACCATTTGGCCGTATCACCCCTTGGGGCGGCCCATACTTGGGTCGCGTGAGAGCATCTCAGACATTACCGTAGAGACCTGCCGCCAGTTCTACGCCAAACACTACTGCCCAGAGAATATCGTCGTCGCAGCCTGTGGGCACGTAAGCCACGACGAACTCGCGCGCTTAGTGAAGTTACACTTTCACCTCGAGAGTCAAGGCGTGTGTGTCAGCGACACTATAGATAATCTGCCTTATTCTGAGCGCGTCAGTATTATTGAGCGCCCAATTGAGCAGCTTCACCTTTGTCTGGGGTTTCCGGGTGTAGCGTGGAGCGACAAGGACATCTACACTATGAACATTATGAACAACATTTTCGGTGCCGGCATGTCCTCGCGCATCTTTCAGGGAATCCGAGAAGAGCTTGGTCTGGCCTACAGCATTTACTCATACAGCGCATCCTTTGTATCGGCCGGCTACTTTGCCGTCTATGCCGGACTTTCTGCCCGCAACACTACCACTCTCCTGAAGACCATTGGGCGCGAGCTTACGGCCATGAAGAACACTCCGGTGAGCGAGGCAGAAATCAGCCGCGCGCGGCAGCAGGTCAAAGGGGCATTAGTAATGGGGCTAGAGAGCACGGCTAACCGCATGAGCCGCATGGGGCGAGGCCTTCTCCTGATCGGGCGAGTTCAGGATACCGGCGAAATTCTCGAGCGCATTGGGGCAGTGACGTTAGAAGATGTGCAGTCACTAGCTAAGCGTGTGTTTGCGCTTGACCAGCTCACGCTGTGCGCCTTAGGTCCTACGGCAGAACTACCCAATCTTGCAGAGGTTCTGCGTAGCTGA
- a CDS encoding SpoIID/LytB domain-containing protein, whose amino-acid sequence MKFLFLFLGLLVCLMLPEEANAQVSIGWNERHLSARVGAERIAWRDGQGVHALAWPAQETISLRLVAPRVSIATVPAKSTAIYLQRASLHHYPTQIVSIGNRHALALLENDVEILWETETVYVPVKAADSPSRLELTLPGGRVLRLSDHSLRFGGDRQPVRVDGASFRGVIVFNPNRRGLLTSINILPLEEYLLGVVPNEMPAAWPLDALKAQALAARSYAVRQQNRHRHDGFDLCSTVHCQAYHAKGSEHPRSTQAVTATSGMVITYAGAVIDAVYHAHAGGHTRNSEHVWGGVAPYLRGVPIPEEPPLTWTHRVAIGDFERRLRARQINVAHVFGVAIAEHVDAGHVRSVRVTSLLGSVDIPASDLRGALDRAQMRSTKFDILVLDSFRLPFRGTPRLSSFRLETGRLAGAYFNLLPARPASVEIAGSGFGHGVGMSQWGAFGLAQAGVDYQGIIRRFYRGVTLSRVPLNLRE is encoded by the coding sequence GTGAAGTTTCTCTTTTTGTTCCTAGGGTTACTTGTATGCCTGATGCTGCCAGAAGAAGCGAATGCACAGGTTAGCATAGGGTGGAACGAACGACATCTCTCTGCGCGTGTCGGCGCCGAGCGCATTGCCTGGCGCGACGGACAAGGTGTGCATGCGCTTGCTTGGCCTGCGCAGGAGACGATTAGTTTAAGGCTAGTCGCACCGCGCGTAAGCATCGCTACCGTGCCGGCAAAGTCAACGGCTATCTACCTGCAGCGCGCTTCTCTTCATCATTATCCCACGCAGATAGTGAGCATCGGAAATAGACATGCGCTAGCGCTCTTAGAGAATGATGTGGAAATCCTCTGGGAAACTGAGACGGTCTATGTGCCGGTGAAAGCCGCCGACTCTCCTTCGCGGCTCGAGCTTACGTTGCCGGGGGGCAGGGTGCTTCGCTTGAGCGACCACTCCCTGCGCTTTGGCGGAGACAGGCAGCCGGTTAGAGTGGACGGCGCGTCCTTTAGAGGGGTCATCGTCTTTAACCCTAATCGGCGGGGGCTGCTCACCTCGATTAACATCCTGCCGCTTGAGGAGTACTTGCTAGGCGTAGTCCCAAACGAAATGCCTGCGGCGTGGCCGCTTGACGCACTCAAAGCCCAAGCCTTAGCAGCTCGGTCATATGCGGTAAGGCAGCAGAACCGCCATCGTCATGACGGGTTCGACCTTTGCAGTACGGTGCACTGCCAAGCCTATCATGCTAAGGGCAGCGAACACCCGCGCAGCACGCAAGCTGTAACCGCAACAAGCGGGATGGTGATTACTTACGCCGGAGCTGTGATCGACGCTGTGTATCACGCCCATGCCGGGGGGCATACGCGCAACAGCGAACATGTCTGGGGCGGGGTAGCTCCATATCTGCGCGGCGTTCCCATACCTGAGGAGCCGCCCTTAACGTGGACACACCGTGTGGCTATAGGGGACTTTGAGCGGCGATTGCGAGCACGTCAAATCAACGTAGCTCATGTCTTTGGCGTAGCGATTGCGGAACACGTCGATGCCGGGCATGTTCGCTCAGTACGCGTCACTTCACTGCTTGGCTCCGTAGACATTCCTGCTTCTGACCTTAGGGGCGCCTTAGACAGGGCACAGATGCGGAGTACCAAGTTTGATATACTGGTGCTAGATTCTTTCCGACTTCCCTTCCGCGGGACGCCAAGGCTTTCCTCCTTTCGTCTGGAAACAGGTAGGTTGGCCGGAGCATATTTCAACCTTCTACCGGCTAGGCCCGCGTCTGTAGAGATTGCCGGCTCAGGTTTCGGGCATGGCGTAGGTATGTCGCAGTGGGGGGCGTTCGGTCTAGCGCAAGCCGGGGTGGATTACCAGGGCATCATTCGCCGCTTTTATCGCGGTGTCACGCTGAGCAGGGTTCCCTTGAATTTGCGTGAATAG
- a CDS encoding polysaccharide deacetylase family protein gives MKRVALLMLLSVFIGTVYFEVRPIKQHTLRVARGVTLDGRDIGGYTEDRLSELVLVLATEVYRAPLSPKVDPRTGGVVPGLAGREVDVAATLALCLAAHPNQAVSFAWRLLLPEPPALDRPIFHGNEAKRQIAFVVNVAWGNEELLEVLDLFSQYNLTKTFFIVGRWADKFPELVREIERHGHEFGNHAYSDPHLPKLSDEEIRQEILRTTAAIQRAVGNVPVPFFSPPYNDFNERIVRIAAELGYITVLSSVDTADWMRPGVERIVKRVLGRVHNGAIVLMHPTEQTPGALAKLIPAILGQGYALVPVSTLLSAVPSEDVWEARP, from the coding sequence ATGAAACGAGTTGCTTTGCTGATGCTGCTTAGTGTCTTCATTGGCACCGTCTACTTTGAGGTGCGCCCTATCAAACAACACACGCTCCGCGTGGCGCGCGGCGTAACGCTCGACGGGCGGGATATTGGGGGCTACACGGAGGATCGCCTAAGCGAACTAGTGCTTGTCTTAGCGACCGAAGTGTACCGCGCCCCTCTCTCGCCTAAGGTAGACCCGCGTACCGGAGGGGTTGTCCCTGGGTTGGCAGGCAGAGAAGTCGATGTTGCTGCGACCCTCGCACTGTGCTTAGCGGCGCACCCTAACCAAGCAGTTAGTTTCGCCTGGCGCTTGTTGTTGCCCGAGCCCCCGGCGCTCGACAGGCCCATCTTTCACGGCAACGAAGCCAAGCGACAGATTGCTTTTGTCGTGAACGTCGCGTGGGGGAACGAAGAACTGCTGGAAGTCCTCGACCTGTTTTCGCAGTATAATCTAACCAAGACTTTCTTTATCGTCGGCCGCTGGGCAGATAAGTTCCCGGAACTTGTGCGAGAGATAGAGCGCCACGGGCACGAGTTTGGCAACCATGCATATTCGGACCCACACCTGCCTAAGCTTTCGGATGAGGAGATAAGGCAGGAGATTCTCCGTACTACGGCGGCCATTCAGAGAGCAGTTGGGAATGTTCCGGTGCCATTCTTTAGCCCCCCTTATAACGACTTTAACGAGCGTATAGTGCGAATAGCAGCCGAGCTCGGGTACATCACCGTGCTCTCGAGTGTAGACACTGCGGACTGGATGCGCCCGGGTGTAGAGAGAATAGTCAAGCGCGTGCTTGGCAGAGTCCACAACGGAGCCATTGTGCTTATGCACCCGACTGAACAGACGCCAGGTGCATTGGCGAAATTGATTCCGGCAATCCTTGGTCAAGGGTACGCCTTAGTACCTGTAAGTACTTTGCTGTCTGCAGTACCGTCAGAGGACGTATGGGAGGCCAGACCGTGA
- the pnp gene encoding polyribonucleotide nucleotidyltransferase, with protein sequence MKKYSLPVAGREMTLETGRLAKQANGAVLVSYGDTSVLVTATMSRAPREGIDFFPLLVDYEERLYSVGKIPGGFLKREGRPGEKAILAARLIDRPLRPLFPDGFRNDVQVVATVLSVDQNNLPEIAALVGASAALSISNIPFHDPIAGVVVGLIDDQFVINPTLAEAEKSRLHLVVAGTRDAIMMVEAEAGELSEAQMLQAIMTGHKEIKRIVAVIDSMRQEVGRPKVEVALSSLPTELTAEVRAYTSDKLRAAIQNADKLAREANIGQVMQDSLAKFSTLYPEQGKVIKEILDNLLKDLVRTAITQEHFRPDGRSLKEIRPVSCEAPVLKRTHGSALFTRGQTQVLSTVTLGAMGDVQIIDDLGIDESKRYLHHYNFPSFSVGETRPQRGPSRRDIGHGALAERALLPVIPTEEEFPYTVRVVSEVLESNGSSSMASVCGSSLALMDAGVPIKAPVSGVAMGLVKEGSAYVVLTDIQGMEDHLGDMDFKVAGTATGITALQMDIKISGLDEKILGEALAQAREGRLFILEKMLSVLSSPRAELSPYAPRMFTLTIPVDKIKDVIGPGGKMINKIIQETNVKIDIEDDGRVFIAAVDAEQGMRAKEIISDLVREMAVGEIYTGKVTRVEKYGAFVELMPGKEALVHISQLAHERVARTEDVVNVGDRVQVKITEVDRMGRIGASRKDLLPTQTKEVRQPDK encoded by the coding sequence ATGAAGAAATACTCGCTCCCTGTCGCCGGACGCGAAATGACGCTTGAGACAGGTCGCCTTGCCAAACAAGCTAACGGCGCGGTGCTCGTGAGTTATGGCGACACCAGCGTCTTAGTGACTGCCACTATGTCTCGCGCGCCGCGCGAAGGCATCGACTTTTTCCCTCTGCTAGTCGACTACGAAGAACGGCTTTATTCGGTAGGTAAGATACCCGGCGGCTTCTTAAAGCGCGAAGGACGCCCGGGTGAGAAAGCCATACTTGCCGCCCGCCTAATTGACCGGCCACTGCGCCCCTTGTTCCCCGACGGATTTCGGAACGACGTGCAAGTGGTGGCGACAGTGCTAAGCGTCGACCAGAACAACTTGCCGGAAATCGCGGCTTTAGTTGGAGCGTCGGCTGCGCTATCCATTTCCAATATTCCCTTCCACGACCCCATAGCCGGGGTAGTTGTAGGACTCATTGATGATCAGTTTGTCATCAACCCAACTCTCGCCGAAGCCGAAAAAAGCAGGTTGCATCTAGTAGTGGCCGGCACGCGGGACGCCATTATGATGGTAGAGGCCGAGGCAGGCGAACTAAGCGAAGCACAAATGCTGCAAGCCATTATGACCGGGCATAAGGAGATTAAGCGCATTGTCGCGGTCATAGACTCCATGCGGCAAGAGGTCGGACGTCCTAAGGTAGAAGTGGCGCTTTCTTCCCTGCCAACAGAGCTTACGGCAGAAGTCCGCGCCTATACTTCAGACAAGCTGCGCGCCGCTATCCAAAACGCCGACAAACTAGCGCGCGAAGCCAACATAGGTCAGGTGATGCAGGACTCTTTGGCTAAGTTCTCGACCCTCTATCCCGAACAAGGGAAGGTAATTAAAGAAATCCTAGACAATCTACTTAAGGACCTCGTCCGCACGGCCATAACACAGGAGCACTTCCGGCCGGATGGACGCAGTCTGAAGGAAATACGGCCTGTCAGCTGCGAGGCTCCGGTACTTAAGCGCACGCACGGCTCGGCGCTCTTTACACGAGGCCAGACGCAAGTTCTTTCCACGGTAACATTAGGCGCCATGGGCGACGTGCAGATTATCGACGACCTAGGCATTGACGAGTCTAAGCGCTACCTTCACCACTACAATTTCCCATCTTTCAGTGTCGGAGAAACGCGCCCACAGCGGGGTCCATCACGTCGCGACATCGGACATGGCGCGCTAGCGGAGCGGGCCTTGTTACCCGTCATCCCGACCGAAGAGGAGTTCCCCTATACGGTGCGTGTGGTCTCTGAGGTACTGGAGTCGAATGGCTCTTCGTCTATGGCTAGCGTTTGCGGCAGCTCACTCGCGCTGATGGACGCAGGCGTGCCGATTAAGGCCCCCGTATCAGGGGTGGCCATGGGCTTAGTTAAAGAAGGAAGCGCCTACGTTGTACTGACAGATATTCAGGGCATGGAAGACCACCTCGGCGACATGGACTTTAAAGTTGCGGGGACGGCTACAGGTATAACCGCGTTGCAGATGGACATCAAGATTAGCGGCTTGGACGAGAAGATTCTTGGCGAGGCGTTAGCTCAGGCTAGGGAAGGAAGACTCTTCATCCTGGAGAAAATGCTCTCTGTCTTGTCTAGCCCCCGCGCCGAGCTTTCCCCCTACGCGCCGCGCATGTTCACGCTCACTATTCCGGTCGACAAAATTAAGGATGTCATCGGACCCGGCGGCAAGATGATTAACAAGATCATCCAAGAAACCAACGTCAAGATTGACATTGAGGACGACGGCAGGGTCTTCATTGCGGCAGTAGACGCCGAACAAGGGATGCGGGCGAAGGAGATAATCTCCGACCTCGTGCGTGAAATGGCCGTAGGGGAGATTTACACAGGCAAGGTAACGAGAGTAGAGAAGTATGGGGCGTTTGTCGAACTGATGCCCGGCAAGGAAGCACTGGTACACATTTCTCAACTGGCACATGAGCGCGTAGCGCGCACTGAGGACGTTGTCAACGTCGGCGACAGGGTACAGGTTAAGATCACGGAAGTTGACCGCATGGGTCGCATCGGGGCCTCGCGCAAGGACTTGTTGCCCACACAAACTAAAGAGGTCAGACAGCCCGACAAATAG
- the rpsO gene encoding 30S ribosomal protein S15, with protein sequence MISQEKKRSIIDKFRTHEQDTGSAEVQIAILTGRINELTEHLRVHKKDHHSRRGLFKMVGQRRKLLNYVQDRDIERFRSIKEQLGIR encoded by the coding sequence ATGATTAGTCAGGAAAAGAAACGCTCAATCATCGACAAGTTCCGCACACATGAGCAGGACACCGGTTCCGCCGAGGTGCAGATTGCTATTCTCACGGGACGCATCAACGAGCTGACTGAGCATCTCAGGGTGCACAAGAAGGACCATCACTCGCGCCGTGGGTTGTTTAAGATGGTCGGCCAACGCAGGAAGCTCCTTAACTACGTGCAGGACAGAGATATCGAGAGATTCCGCAGCATCAAAGAGCAACTTGGAATACGCTAA
- the ribF gene encoding riboflavin biosynthesis protein RibF: MLKTASLEGLSDMHISAVALGSFDGVHVGHQAILRHASAVAKQAMGLSAVFTFYPHPGMVTGRNGSGAITTQSQRSKLIEGCGIDILIEHPFTPDFASLSPERFLLEVLLLTFTAPNFVAGFNYTFGHRAVGDIALLKRLGAKHQFSVHEIAPVVVAGEVVSSTRVRRLIEQGELDLAADCLGRRFSLQGEVAAGDGRGRKLGFPTANVSLSRQQVLPPFGVYLVWSAELGFGVANLGIRPTFPPANLGLEAHFLEVSQRTDLYGQELEVELVHYLRPERTFAGPDELREQVEQDIARARTLAYSCAKC; encoded by the coding sequence GTGTTAAAAACTGCAAGCCTAGAGGGGCTTAGTGACATGCATATCTCGGCGGTGGCCCTAGGCAGCTTTGACGGCGTACATGTCGGGCACCAAGCCATATTGCGCCATGCCTCTGCTGTCGCAAAGCAGGCTATGGGTTTGTCGGCCGTGTTTACGTTTTACCCTCATCCCGGTATGGTGACAGGGCGTAATGGCAGCGGGGCAATTACGACACAAAGCCAGCGCAGTAAGCTTATCGAAGGCTGCGGGATAGACATTTTAATCGAACACCCCTTTACGCCGGACTTTGCCTCCCTTTCTCCGGAACGTTTTCTTCTGGAAGTACTGCTACTAACTTTTACCGCGCCGAACTTCGTCGCCGGATTTAACTACACCTTCGGGCATCGAGCCGTGGGCGACATTGCGCTGCTTAAGCGTCTTGGCGCGAAGCATCAGTTTTCGGTACATGAGATTGCCCCCGTCGTTGTGGCGGGAGAGGTAGTGAGTAGCACCCGGGTGCGTCGCCTAATCGAACAGGGGGAATTAGACTTAGCGGCAGACTGCTTGGGCAGGCGCTTCTCTCTGCAAGGGGAGGTCGCAGCGGGTGACGGCCGTGGCAGGAAGCTTGGCTTCCCAACCGCAAACGTCTCCCTTTCCCGGCAGCAGGTCTTGCCTCCGTTTGGAGTTTACCTGGTTTGGTCGGCCGAACTAGGTTTTGGTGTTGCCAACCTAGGTATTCGTCCTACATTCCCGCCCGCTAACCTCGGTTTGGAGGCGCACTTCCTTGAGGTAAGTCAACGCACCGACCTCTATGGGCAGGAACTAGAAGTTGAACTCGTGCACTATCTGCGACCCGAACGAACGTTTGCGGGCCCGGATGAGCTGCGTGAGCAAGTCGAGCAGGATATTGCCCGCGCGCGCACGCTTGCCTATTCTTGCGCAAAGTGCTAG
- the truB gene encoding tRNA pseudouridine(55) synthase TruB, giving the protein MTSHDAVAQVRRILGLRRIGHMGTLDPDAEGVLPLAVGKATRLISFVEGDVKEYEAELILGVATATWDIFGAVVATDDASHLTEFHLTALLPRFVGEIWQEPPMFSAIKVEGRKLVDLARQGLEIARERRRVEIRRIDMLAWYEDGTRRIAKLRVSCSKGTYIRSLCRDIGANLGVAACMGRLTRTKSGPFELRDSVTLGDFKCAPAQHITAIENFLQSFPRVVVDEAAGARFLCGQRIAMADLPAGEFAVFAGSRCLGLAVSRLGLIIPTRVLAREENPKC; this is encoded by the coding sequence ATGACCTCACACGACGCTGTAGCTCAGGTGCGGCGCATACTTGGACTACGGAGAATCGGTCACATGGGCACGCTTGACCCTGATGCCGAGGGCGTACTGCCGCTAGCTGTAGGGAAAGCTACGCGGCTTATCTCCTTTGTCGAAGGGGATGTCAAAGAGTATGAAGCAGAGCTCATACTAGGCGTGGCCACCGCTACGTGGGACATTTTTGGTGCTGTCGTAGCGACGGATGATGCTAGTCACCTAACCGAGTTCCATCTGACAGCGCTGCTGCCGCGTTTTGTCGGGGAGATTTGGCAGGAGCCACCCATGTTCTCGGCGATAAAAGTAGAGGGGCGCAAACTGGTCGATTTGGCTCGGCAAGGTTTGGAGATTGCGCGCGAACGCCGCCGGGTCGAAATCCGTCGCATAGATATGCTAGCGTGGTATGAGGACGGAACTAGGCGCATAGCGAAACTCAGAGTATCTTGCTCTAAGGGCACATATATACGCTCCCTCTGCCGAGACATCGGCGCGAATCTAGGCGTTGCCGCGTGTATGGGAAGACTTACGCGCACCAAGAGCGGCCCCTTTGAACTTAGGGACAGCGTCACCCTAGGCGACTTTAAGTGCGCTCCGGCCCAGCATATTACTGCGATTGAGAACTTCTTGCAGTCCTTTCCCAGAGTAGTAGTTGATGAGGCTGCCGGGGCAAGATTTTTGTGTGGGCAACGCATTGCCATGGCAGACTTGCCGGCAGGGGAGTTTGCCGTGTTTGCAGGCTCGCGCTGTCTCGGGCTCGCAGTCAGCCGACTAGGCCTTATTATACCGACGCGTGTTTTGGCTAGAGAGGAGAACCCTAAGTGTTAA
- a CDS encoding bifunctional oligoribonuclease/PAP phosphatase NrnA — protein MAVNSALLDTIIAQLSASRGVLLVGHVSADGDSLGSCLGLGHLLRGQGVNAHVVSVEKVPARYGFLPGVGAVITETKDFPTHWDVVVVMDCTDVRRTGFNESFLRREDHEEARGGVVLINIDHHQSNQGTLGTAWVDPRFAAVGQQVLTLAERAGWVVMPEAATCLYTALATDSGFFRHGNTSPTVLRDAAKLLDAGADLRLIVEYCLERKTLSELCLLREALSTLTQECDGRVTVMEIPFAVFSRCGVDDTEMEGMIDYARAVPGTQIAVLLRAVQAGITKVSLRSRGNCDVSVVAVSFGGGGHPNAAGCTLHLPISDVRAAVLAAVKQVLSCG, from the coding sequence GTGGCGGTAAATAGTGCTCTGCTCGACACGATTATTGCTCAGTTGTCGGCGTCGCGGGGAGTCCTTTTGGTGGGACACGTCTCGGCTGACGGTGATTCATTAGGGTCTTGCCTAGGTTTAGGGCACCTGCTCAGGGGGCAAGGTGTGAACGCCCACGTCGTCTCGGTGGAGAAAGTCCCGGCGCGCTACGGCTTTCTGCCCGGTGTAGGTGCAGTGATTACCGAAACCAAAGACTTCCCGACTCATTGGGACGTAGTCGTGGTCATGGACTGTACGGATGTGCGCCGTACCGGCTTTAACGAGTCCTTCCTACGCAGGGAAGACCATGAGGAGGCCCGCGGCGGCGTTGTGCTCATTAACATCGACCATCACCAGTCAAATCAAGGAACGCTGGGCACAGCGTGGGTAGACCCGCGCTTCGCAGCTGTCGGGCAACAAGTCCTTACCTTGGCTGAGCGGGCGGGCTGGGTTGTCATGCCGGAGGCAGCTACTTGCCTCTATACCGCGTTAGCCACTGATTCGGGCTTCTTTCGCCACGGCAATACGTCCCCTACGGTACTGCGCGACGCGGCTAAGCTACTCGATGCCGGTGCCGACCTGCGCTTAATTGTCGAGTACTGCCTAGAACGCAAAACGCTCTCCGAGCTCTGCCTTTTGCGCGAGGCTCTCTCCACTCTGACGCAGGAGTGCGATGGTAGGGTAACGGTGATGGAAATTCCCTTTGCTGTTTTCTCGCGCTGCGGCGTAGACGATACAGAGATGGAAGGGATGATTGATTATGCGCGGGCCGTGCCGGGGACACAAATCGCCGTGCTCCTGCGCGCCGTACAGGCTGGCATAACTAAGGTCAGCCTGCGCTCGCGTGGCAACTGCGATGTCTCGGTCGTCGCGGTCAGCTTTGGCGGAGGGGGCCACCCCAATGCGGCTGGATGCACCCTGCACTTGCCCATATCGGATGTCCGCGCTGCCGTACTCGCAGCGGTGAAACAGGTGCTCTCCTGTGGTTGA